The Chitinophaga niabensis genomic interval GACAGGCCATCAATACACGTTGATTCGTTGATACTTCAACCTGCCGGATACCAAAACTGTAATAGGGAAATGGTAAATGGGCATAACTGAACCTGCCAATTAGCGTAAGAAATTCCCGCGAGGTTTTGAGTGTTACCGAAGTTATTTCATATACGCGCTCTGGTATCAGTTCATAATAGGATAGTGCACTGTCTGTTGAAACATAACTGGGGCCCAGTAAATGATTAGCCAATAGGAATGGTTCAGGTTTCTTACGAATACCCAATGCATTGCCTGTTACATATAATCCTTTCTTTACGGGCATGAGTATCCCCTCTTCCACAAGAGAGTTGATCTTATCATTAGGCCGCTTATATTCCTTTAATATTGACACCAATAATTGATGCGTTAAAGGTTGCTCTGCATATGATCTGATGGCGTGCAAAATATCCATAATGCATTGTTTTTTTATGAATGAATAATCGGAAATAATCGATTATCTACTCACAAAAATACAATTTTATCACTAAAATTGTATAAAAAAAGCCAGATAATCGGTTTTTTCCGATTATCTGGCTATAAAATTACAGGTATAATAGCCTATTTCGTTACCAGCGTTTGCTGCAACACATCCTCATACAAAGCCTCATACTGCGGAATGATATTGTCTATATGAAACCGCGAAGCCTGTTTAAGGGCACCAGCCCTCAAATGTGCCAGTAAAGCCGGGTCTTTTAAAATATTGATAGCATGCGCAGCCATGGTATTTACATCGCCTACTGCACTGCTATACCCGGTTTCCCCTTCAATATTGATCTCCGGTAAACCACCCGCGTTGGAAGACAACACCGGCACCTGTGATGCCATCGCCTCCAGCGCAGCCAGGCCAAAGCTTTCATATTCAGAAGGAAGGATGAACAGGTCACTGATCGACATTACGTCTTCCAGTTGTTCCTGCTTACCAACAAAGCGAACATCATCGCAGATCCCCAGCTCGCGGCACATGCATTCGATCATAGGCCTGTCCGGCCCATCACCCACCAGCAATAGTTTAGCAGGCATCACATCCCTTACCTGTTTAAAGACCTTCACTACATCTGGTACCCGCTTCACTTTACGGAAGTTGGAAACATGAAGTAAGATCTTTTCGCCGTTAGGGGCAATAGCCTGGCGGAAATGTGGTAATTCCTTACGGGCAAAACGGGCAATATCCACGAAGTTGTAGATCACTGAAATATCCTTTTCGATAGGAAAGAACTTAAAGGTTTCGTCCCGCAGGTTATTGGATACTGCCGTGATGGCACTGGATTCGTTGATAGAGAAGGTCACTACCGGAGCATAGGTTTTATCCTTGCCTACCAGGGTAATGTCTGTACCATGCAATGTGGTGATGAATGGTATATGGATGCCTTGTTTTGCTACGATCTGCTGCGCCATATACGCAGTAGAGGCGTGAGGAATAGCGTAATGTACATGTAACAGGTCCAGCTTCTGATTCAGGATAACATCCACCATCGTACTGCTTAAAGCACTTTCATAAGGTGGAAAATCAAAAAGCGGATAAGTAGGAACCTGTACTTCGTGGTAATAGATATTGGCATGAAACCCATTCAATCGCACGGGCTGCTGGTAAGTGATAAAATGTACCATATGCCCCTTGTCTGCGAGTGCTTTTCCTAATTCGGTTGCCAACACACCGCTACCCCCATAAGTAGGGTAGCAAACGATTCCTATGCGCATCCCTGATGTGGATTTTGTGAGTTGCAAA includes:
- the bshA gene encoding N-acetyl-alpha-D-glucosaminyl L-malate synthase BshA — protein: MRIGIVCYPTYGGSGVLATELGKALADKGHMVHFITYQQPVRLNGFHANIYYHEVQVPTYPLFDFPPYESALSSTMVDVILNQKLDLLHVHYAIPHASTAYMAQQIVAKQGIHIPFITTLHGTDITLVGKDKTYAPVVTFSINESSAITAVSNNLRDETFKFFPIEKDISVIYNFVDIARFARKELPHFRQAIAPNGEKILLHVSNFRKVKRVPDVVKVFKQVRDVMPAKLLLVGDGPDRPMIECMCRELGICDDVRFVGKQEQLEDVMSISDLFILPSEYESFGLAALEAMASQVPVLSSNAGGLPEINIEGETGYSSAVGDVNTMAAHAINILKDPALLAHLRAGALKQASRFHIDNIIPQYEALYEDVLQQTLVTK
- a CDS encoding type IV toxin-antitoxin system AbiEi family antitoxin domain-containing protein, with amino-acid sequence MDILHAIRSYAEQPLTHQLLVSILKEYKRPNDKINSLVEEGILMPVKKGLYVTGNALGIRKKPEPFLLANHLLGPSYVSTDSALSYYELIPERVYEITSVTLKTSREFLTLIGRFSYAHLPFPYYSFGIRQVEVSTNQRVLMACPEKALFDKIVTTKKLQIRSKRDAMHYLFDDLRMNEYGLKEMNLTMMDEWIKDSPKEESLAHVIKTIHNL